The genomic segment GTTAATTCAAAATCTAAAAGTCCCTTCTTATTCTCTAAAATTTTATTAACCTCTTTTACTTTGGTATTAGAAAATTTATATTTGGCATTCTTATTAATATACTCAAAGCAATTATAATCTAATAATTTTTTCATACTCTTAATTACATCAGAAGGAGTAAAAAAACTTGCAACTCCATTATCATCAAAATATTTAGTAGCTTCAAAAATTTCTTTAGAACCCAAAAAAGAAACATAAATAGTTTTCTTACTCTTCTTTGAGATCTTAGCAATATTTTTTGCAATTTCAAGTGAGTCCGTCATCATCTGCGGAGTTAATAAAATTAAAATATTTGAAACATCTTTAATTTTTTCAATCTCTTCTAAAGCACTAGTGTATCTATCTGATTTTGCATCACCTAAAATATCAATAGGATTATTAAGTGAACCTTCCTTAGGTAAGAAATCAAATTTAACTTTTTGTTCATTAGATAATTTATACAATTCTAAATTATTCTCTACTGCAAAATCTGTAGCAATAACTCCTGGACCTCCAGCGTTTGTTAAAATAATTAGTTTATTATTCACAGGCAAATTTGTTTTCAAACCAATTAAAGTATTAAACAATTCATTAAGTGTATTAACTAAAATACCATTACTCTCATTAATTGCAGTTTTAACTAAAATATTATCTTGAGCCAAACTTCCAGTATGTGACCCAATTGCAGCTTTTGCAGAATCAGAATTTCCTGGCTTAATAATAATTACTGGTTTAGTCTTTGAAACTTCTCGCAAAACTTTTTGAAATTCTTTCCCGTTCTCAAGCGTTTCCATGTAAAAAACTATAGCTTTAGTTTTTTTATCATCTTTTAAATACTTAAGAATTGAGAGTTCATTAACTCCAGCCATATTTCCTAAACTAATAATTTTGGAAAATCCTATGTTTTGTTTAAAACTCCAATCGATAATTGCATCAATAACTGCTCCACTCTGGGAGATAAGTGCAACATCACCATTTTTCGGAATATCTTTTGCAAAAGAACAATTTAATCCAATATCTGAATTTAAAATTCCCAAACAATTAGGTCCAACTAAATTAATCTCATTTTCTAAAACAATTTTTTTAATTTTCTCTTCTCTAATTCTTCCCTCTTCTCCAGTTTCTTTAAATCCTGCAGAAATAATAACTACATTTTTAATATTAGCTTTGATACAATCTTTCAAAGAATTAATAACATAATCTTTAGGAATTGCAATAATTGCTAAATCAACACTAGATTTAATTTCTATAATATTAGTATATGCTCTAACTTCTTGTATTTTTTCAAATTTAACACTAATAGGATAAATATTAAGTCCGGACAACTTTTTAATATTAGAAAAAATAAATCCTCCAATTTTACTAACATCATTAGAAGCACCAATAACTGCAATAGATTTAGGATAAAAGAGTTTATCTAAACTTTTATCAGAATTTACATTTAAAACTTTTTGAATCATAAAATAAAACACTCCTAGTTTAATAAAAAATTCTATTGTAATTTGAAAGTGGTTTTTTTTAAAGATACTAACTTTTATAAACAGATTTGCGTTTTTATTAGTATAATACGAATCAATTTCGAGGAGAATTTAAGATGTTAATTAAAAAAAGAACAAAAATATCCAGACAAAGAGGCTCAAGTGGTCACGGTTGGGGACACAAGAAAAAACATAGAGGAGCAGGACATAGAGGTGGAAAAGGACTCGCTGGTACTGGTGCAAGAGGAGATCAAAGAAAATCTGCAGTTCTTAGTGGAGCGAGTAGTTTTTTAAAAATTGTATCTGCTCAAAAAGGAGTTACATTAAAATCTCTAGCTAAAAACTACATGCATTTTGGTAAAAAAGGATTCAAATCACTCCATAAAGTTACTAATGATGTTTTATCATTAAATTACATTGAAACTAATTTTGATAAAATGGTTGATACTGGTTTAATCTTAAAAGAAAAAACTGAATTTGTATTTGATGCAACAAGTGCGGGATACGATAAAATTTTAGGAAGAGGTAAATTTTCTAAAAAAGTAACTATCATTGTTGATCAAATTTCAGAAATTGCAAAACAAAGAGTAGAAGAAGCAGGTGGAAAAGTTATTCTTCCTGCAGAAGACAAAATTGAAAAAACACCTTCTGAAGAGTAAAATATCCTTTTCATTTTTCTTGAATAATAAAGAATTTTTATAAAAAGTTTCTATAATAAGACCTTATGGGCAAAATCATTGGTCTAAAAAATTTAAACGATAATAAAATAATCTTAAATCTTGAAGTTAATTTAGGAGAGTCTATAAGACTAAAAGGAAATTTAGAAAATATTCAAATTTTTTCTGAAAATAATCTTGCATCAAATACTAGAATAGTAAAAAGAGGCAAAAGAGAATCCACAAAATATATACTAATTCCTAAAGAATATAGGGATGAAATTCAACCAAGTGAGAACATTCGTTGTAAAAAAATTGATTGTTTAGATAAAAGTTTTCTAGTCTTTGAAATTCCAAAAATTTAATTTTTCTTACTCAAATAAAAAAAAGATTTATATATAAACTAAAATAAGTATAAATTATGGGCGAACTAGATATAGATATTCTTAAAGAATTGGGTAAATTTACTCACGATTTAAGAAAAAGAGTATCAACTATTCCTAAAGTTGGAACTAGTATAACAGAATTAATAGATTTTGTAGAATCTGAGATATTTAAAGCTGGTTACATGCCTGCTTTCCCCTGTGGAGTATCAATCAATGAAATTGCTGCCCACTATACTGTTTTTAATGAAGATATTTTATTAAAAAAAGGAGATGTTGTAAAAATTGATTTTGGGGTTACTCATGAAGGTTTTATAACAGATAATGCAATAACACTCGAAATTGAAGATAATAAATATGAGAAATTAATGCAAGCAAACTTAGAAGCACTAAATAAAGCAGTTGAATTAATAAATGTCGGAGTAAGTTTACATGAGATTGGAAAAGCGGTTAATGAAATTGCTAAAAAAAATGGATTTAATACAATTCATAATCTCTCTGGACACCAAATTGGCAAAAATGATTTACACTGTGGCTTAAGTATTCCAAATTATGGGAATTTAAATAATAGTAAAATTAAAGAAGATTGTGAATTTGCAATTGAACCTTTTTTTACAAAAGGAGAACCAAAAGTAAAATCAATTGGTTCTTCAAATCATATGCATTTAGCAAAAGACAAACCTATTAGAGATCCTATCGCTAAAAAAGTATTAATTTATATTAAGGAAAATTTTCCTGAACTACCATTTTCAAAAAGATGGTTACTAAAAGATGTTATAACAAAAATTAATCCAAATATTAAAGGCAAGGAAAAAGGTTTTGATTTAAGAAAAGTAAATTACGCTGTAAAAATTTTAAAAGATCATGGTATATTGTACGAATATGACTGTTTGGTATCAAATGATGGAAGTATAATTACACAGTTTGAAGATAGCGTAGTTTTTGATAAAGATAAAAAAATCGTTTTAACGAGATTATAAAATGGAAGAAATTGAAATTAAAATTAGAAATATCAATAAAAAAGATATTATCGAGAAAATTGAAAAATTAGGAGGTCAAAAGAATTTTACAGGTAAAGTTATTGATTTTAGATTTGACACTCCAGATAGAAAATTATCAAAGCAAGGAAAAGCTTTAAGAATTAGGCAAAAAGGAAGATACATCTTTTTGAACCTTAAAGGAAAAAAGAAATCCATTCAAAATATTACTGGTAGGGATGAAATTGGTGTAAAATTAAGTAATGGTAAAATTATGCACAAAATCTTAAACGAATTAGGTTTCATTAAAATATTTGAATTAAACAAATATAGAACTGAATACAAATTACTTGAAGTAAAGTTTGACATTGATGAATACTTAGGAATGCCTCCAATCTTAGAAATTGAAGGAGATAGCTACGAAATAGTAGAAGAATACATTGAAAAATTAGGCATTGATGCTGAAAATATCGGAAGAGTCTACATCAGAGAAATACTTGCAGCAAAAAGAAAATACGATGAAAGAAGAGCTCTACACAGCAAACCTGTAGAAACTCCAACAAACGAACACAAAATCAATTACAAAGAAATCATGTAATTGATTTTTATTTTTCAAATGCTATGAGTATATACTAAACATTTTACATATAATTCTTTTATGTTTCCAGGTATTATTTGTTTCCCATCAAATTCTTCAGATATAAAATATAGACAATCAAAAGTTAATGCTCCCGGAAACTTTTCTTCTGTCTTTATCATTAACTCTTGTTCTAATTGTCTAAATTTCTGTTTGTCACCAAATATTTGAGAGTTCATTCTACAAGTTGTAAGGTTGGAAGCGAGTGAATAGAAGCTAACTTCTTCGCCTCTTTCTATTAATTCTTTAATAAATTCTTCCTTATTCATAAAAATTAATATTCTGTAAAAGTATATAAGGTTTGTTGAAAATTCAAAATAAGAAGTGAGGACGGAAGGATTTGAACCCCCATCTGCCGCTCTGGAGGCGGCCATTCTGCCAGGTTATACTACGTCCCCACAAGAACTAGTAATAATTCAAATCTTAACTTCCTTTTAAAGTTTTTTAATTTCTTGAAACATTTTCATTGTTTTTGATTTGTAAAATTCCTTATTTATGACTACAAATATTTTTAAATCCAAATCAAAATAGTTAATATTATGGCAAAAAGAGAAAATATATTGCCTTTTGCTCCAATTGGGAAGCTAATTCAAGACTCAACAGGAAAAAGGGTCTCAAAAGATGCAAAAGAAACAGCTGCGCAGATACTCGAAGAAGTAACTGAAAAAATCATAAAAAAAGCAGCATTAATTACAGAACATTCTAAAAGAAAAACTGTAAAAAGTAAAGATATAAATCTTGCATACAATCAAGTAAAGGGTGAATTATGATGAAAGAAACAATTTATGAAATAAATTTTAATTTCGTCCAAAAATCACCAAGAGGGGATTTTTGAGAATGAAAGGACTACCAATTTTAGCACTAGAGAGATTAATGAAAGAAAAAGGAGCCGAAAGAGTTTCAGATGATGCAAAAGAAGAATTAAAGAAAATCTTGGAAAATTATCTCTACGACTTATCTCAAAAAGCATCAAAAATTGCTTCACATTCAGGAAGAAAAACAATTAATTCTGGAGATCTATTAATTGCTAAAGAGTAGTCTCTAAAAATCAATTATTTTTATATAATTACTTTAAAGATATTAATAAACTTTATAAAGTCAATATAGGTCATTTTATATAAAGGTTTAAAAAGTTTTCTAAAAAGTGCATAAAAAGGAACAAAATGGTTGATGAACATATAAAAAAATGTCCTGACTGTGGTGGAACTAACTTATACCACAACAAAGATAGAGGAGAAATTGTCTGTAGAACATGCGGATTAGTGATTGATAATAAAAATATTTCTCTTGGAAAAGAATGGAGAGATTTTGAAGAAGACGATGATTCTGAAATGAGAAGATCTGGAGCTCCAACTTCATATACAAAATACGACTTAGGTATGGGAACTGCAATTGGTTCTGAGAGTGATACTTATTCGTTAGACAAAAAACAAAGATACAAACTACAAAGATTAAAGAGATGGCAAAAAAGGTTATCTACTGTAATGGAAAAAAATCTTAAAATTGCTCTAGGGGAATTAAGAAGATTATCATCTTACTTAAATCTACCAACTTCAATTGAAGAAGAAGCAGGTAAAATTTATACTGAAGCTGTTCAAAAAAATTTGGTTAGGGGAAGAAGTATTGAGAGTGTTGTTGCAGGAGTAATTTATGCAGCATGTAGAAGACAAAACATTCCAAGAACCTTAGATGAGATTTCTGAAGCATCAGGAATTGACAAAAAAGAAATTGGAAGATCATATAGATATGTTACAAGAGAATTAAAAATTAAGATTCTACCATCAAATCCAGTAGATTATATTTCAAGATTTGCATCAGTTCTAAACTATAGTCCTGAAACGCAATCAAGAGGAATCGAGATTTTATCACAAGCACTCTCGTTAGAACTAACTTCTGGAAGAGGACCAATTGGAATTGCAGCAGCAGCTCTATATATTGCCGGACTTTTAGAAGGAGAAAGAAGAACACAAAGAGACATATCTGAAGTTTCTGGAGTAACTGAAGTTACAATTAGAAATAGATACAAAGAAATAATTACTAAATTAAATCTTGAAGACGAAATTAAAAAAATCAAAGCAAAAAATAAGGAGAAGGAAGAAGACAATGAAAGTGGATTATAAATTAGGATTTATTTTTGTATTATTTATTGCATTATTTACTTCAAGTTTTGCTGCAACATATAATCAAAATGGAGATTTAACAGTAGACATTGATTCCTTAAAGGGAAATGTATTTAATGATGATATTGTACAAACATTCGAATTAGAAGTTTCAAACAATTTGAATTCTAAACAATCAATTCAAATACTAAAACCAACAATAGAAGGATGGGATATTGAAATCTCTGAAGAAAATCTAGTTTTGGATTCAAATGAAAAACAAATTATTTCACTAAAAATCATTGCTAATGCAAATTTTGATTATGGTAAAAGTGTTGTAAGTCCAGATTTATTAAAAATCATACAAAAAGATAATTATGAAGGAAATACTAACTTTTTATTTACAATTTTAGGAAAAAATGAGAATGTATCTTTTAATTATAATTTGGTTGTTGAGAGAAAAAATACTGCTGAAGAATATAAAATTGAAATTGCAACTCAAAAAATTTCACCAAAACAACCACTTAAATTTTCAATCAAAGGAGAAAATGTTGCTTCTGCGCAAACTATTCAAGTTGTATTAAAATATGCAGACAAAGAAGAAGTATTCGAAGACACATTTAGTGCCTCAGAACATTACAAAATTTATGAACAAACAATTGAAAACACAATCTCACCTGGTCCTATTTTAGTTGAAATTACAATTCGTCTAAAAAAAGAAAATGGATTAGTATGGGAATGGATTCAAGAAAAAGATATAATTGTTTCTGAATATACACAATTAGACATAGAAGAAACTAGCAAAAAAGGTTTTTTCAAAAATACTTATACAACTACAGTTACAAATTTAGGTAACATCGACCAAGAATATCAAAAATCTATTAATGTAAATTTATTTAATTACTTATTCTTCACCTCAAATCTTGAAGAAGAAAGAGTAGATGGAAAAGCTCAAATAAATATTGGTATTGAAAAAGGTGAAACTAAAGACATAGTTTTCTGGTTTAATTATTTACCAATTTATGTAATATTATTTGTAATAATCATTTTATCAATTTATATTTATATTCGAAAAAATTCAAACCCTATTGATGTTGAAACTAAAATTTATGAAATTAAAAAAGTAAATCATGAAGGAGTAAAATCTATGAAAATTAGAATTGGTTTTGAAAATATAAAAGAACAAATGATTGATGATCTAAGTATAGTATTTAGAATGCCAGGATATTTAAATGTGAAAGATAACACATTCTTATTAACTGAGCCAAATCATGTACTTAAAGGAAAAAATCAATACAAACTAATTTGGGATTTCAAAAAATTTGAAAAAGATGATTCAAGAATATTAGGATTTGCAGTAATTAATTCAAGAGGAATTTTAGGAGATATTAAAATTCCAGATTTAGAAATTGAAGTAAAATCAAAAGGAAAAATTAGAAGGTACACTAAATCTTTTCCAATAATTAAAGGATAAATTAAAATGTCAAACCTTTTTAAAAATAAGAAAGGAATATGGGATAAAATAATAATTTTAATGATTATGTTATTTGTTGTAATGATAGTATGGTCTTCATTTTCTAAAAATTCAGATGCTCTAAAAATTTTAGATGCAGCGCAAATTTATTATGATAATCAATGTGAAATCTCAGATAAATATTGTGATAAAGTTCTAAAAAATTGTAATGACGAAGAATGTTCCTCAGATGAAGAAAGCATCTTAAAGTTATATTCTGAAATTAAAGATTGTGATTATTATGAAGATAGTTGTTCAAAAGAAGAAGAATATAGATGGAATGAATTTAAAGAGAGATTAGAAGATTTAAAATCTGATGAAAAAAGTTCTCTTTCAAATTCAAATTATGAAAATGTACTTGCAGAAAGTGAAGCTAAAAAAGTTTACGAAGAATTAGACTTAGACAAAGTAATTAGTAAATATTCAACTATTGATGATATAAATAAAATAAAATCAATAATCTTAATTGAGACAAAATCTAACCCTTTAGATACTGAAGGTCATCCAACACTTAGATTTGAATGTCATAAATTTAATAAATATGTGGGAGCAAATACAATGCCTTGTACAATAAATTCTGGAGAAAGTTTTAGTAGAGTTTCATCTGAAACAAATAAAGATGCGTTCATGAAAGCAAAGGAAATAGATGAAAGGTCGGCAATATTAAGTACAAGTTTTGGTTTTGGACAAATAATGGGTTTTAATTATCAAAAAGCAGGATATGATAGTCCTGAAAAATTTTACAAAGATATGTTTGACCCAGAAAAACAAATTGCTGCAATGATTAACTTTATTGAATCAACACCAGTACTAAAAAATGAATTAGATAAAGAAAATACTGATTGGAGTATTATCGCAAGAAATTATAATGGTCCCGCTTATGCTGAAAATAGTTATGATGAGAAATTAGAGGATACATTTAAATCTTTATCTTAATCTAATATTTTAAAATCACAACAAACTCTATATTTTCTTGGACTATATTGTCCTACTTTTCTAGTCTCAATAATCTCAACTTCTCGTCCAAATTCCTTTGCATTCTCTTTTACTGTATTCTCAGTAAAATGAGGGAAATCATTTTCATGTACAAAGTCATACATATGAATAATTGCCCCTTTAGAAGCAACTCTAAAAGCACTTTCTAAAAAATGTGAAGCATCCTTTGGCAGAGGCATAAAAATCTCATCAAAAAGATTAATATTTAAAAGTCCATCTTTTGAATTTTCTAAATAATTGATAAGGTAGGTTTTTGTTAAACTATTATCAAACAAATATTTTGTACCCTCAATTTTACAAATAAAATTAAATTTTTGTGAAAACAATACAATATAATTTATAATATCTGATTTAACAATAAATTTATCTAGATCCAAAACTAATACATCTTTTGTTGAATTTTTCAAACTATCATATATTTTTTCAATCGTCTGATTAATAATATAATTATCATATGAATCTGTTGGTTCTAAGTATTCTTTCAAATGAAGGTTTTGAGTAACTTTTTCTACATCTCCATTAATAAAATTAAATTTTAATTTACTAATAATCTCAGTTAAGACTTTTTCATAAATTGGAAAATTATTATTCTTCACAAACTCTAATACAGATTTATATAATTTTGATTTTTTAACTAGATTTTTATTCAAATCTATATTTGAAACCGCCAAATCATGACCCATAGGATTAATCTCAATACTGGTAACTCTTTGCAAATTTGGTTGTTTTTTATATGCAACAAAACTATAAGGTCCAGCTCCTGAAAACATAACTAGAATTTTTTCATTTTCCTTCAAATTTTCCATAAGTTGCTCTCTCTCTGTTGAAAGTTTTGCAGAAAAATAAACAACTTCAGGATTAACATTTAATCTAATACCATTTTCTAAATAAAGAGTCTCTTTCTTATTCTCTCCAGTAACATAAATTAAATCTTGAGTTCTAAATTCTCCGTGATGAACTCCAGATTTTTTTAGAACAGTTTTAATTGAAGAATTAACTTTAAAAATTGCCTCACCAATTTGTTTCCCATAAGCTTCTATTTCTTCTGGAACTTCAATAATTGCAATATCTCCAACAACTTCAAATGAACGAAAAGCAACATTTTGCTTATCTTCAGGTAAAATTTCTTTCAAATAATCTTTAAGAGATGTTTTTTTCATATATTTTTAAATATTAATTCATTAAAAAAGGTTTTGTAATATAAAAACAAATACAAAAGATTTATAATATTAAAAGACACGAAACCTATAATATGGATTTAAGTAAAAGAATAATCAAATTAATTTCTGAAAACAAAGATATTGCAATTCAAAGGGGAATAGAACTAATTGAAGGATTTTCAGAAGAAAATATAGATAGAATAGTATTTGGTGGTGATGGTTCAAAAGATATTGCGCCAAAAGTTAGGTCTTATTTTTTTAAAAAAGATGTTCCAGAAATAGTGTACTATGGTG from the Candidatus Woesearchaeota archaeon genome contains:
- a CDS encoding acetate--CoA ligase family protein, with protein sequence MIQKVLNVNSDKSLDKLFYPKSIAVIGASNDVSKIGGFIFSNIKKLSGLNIYPISVKFEKIQEVRAYTNIIEIKSSVDLAIIAIPKDYVINSLKDCIKANIKNVVIISAGFKETGEEGRIREEKIKKIVLENEINLVGPNCLGILNSDIGLNCSFAKDIPKNGDVALISQSGAVIDAIIDWSFKQNIGFSKIISLGNMAGVNELSILKYLKDDKKTKAIVFYMETLENGKEFQKVLREVSKTKPVIIIKPGNSDSAKAAIGSHTGSLAQDNILVKTAINESNGILVNTLNELFNTLIGLKTNLPVNNKLIILTNAGGPGVIATDFAVENNLELYKLSNEQKVKFDFLPKEGSLNNPIDILGDAKSDRYTSALEEIEKIKDVSNILILLTPQMMTDSLEIAKNIAKISKKSKKTIYVSFLGSKEIFEATKYFDDNGVASFFTPSDVIKSMKKLLDYNCFEYINKNAKYKFSNTKVKEVNKILENKKGLLDFELTKKIMDILKINLPEKIVFKDIDEVLSTKISSNKKFILKVDSKSAIHKIDLGGVEFNIDSENFKDRTIEMFDKISKKIKDFTITLEEEVKGFETIIGLKSEDNLGNFIMFGMGGTYVSLFNDVNFATCPLTKTSSEALVKSSRAYKGLNGFRGTRPIHFEHLYEILIRISYLQETFPLIKEVDLNPVICSDKGIYLVDVKLIV
- a CDS encoding uL15 family ribosomal protein produces the protein MLIKKRTKISRQRGSSGHGWGHKKKHRGAGHRGGKGLAGTGARGDQRKSAVLSGASSFLKIVSAQKGVTLKSLAKNYMHFGKKGFKSLHKVTNDVLSLNYIETNFDKMVDTGLILKEKTEFVFDATSAGYDKILGRGKFSKKVTIIVDQISEIAKQRVEEAGGKVILPAEDKIEKTPSEE
- the map gene encoding type II methionyl aminopeptidase; its protein translation is MGELDIDILKELGKFTHDLRKRVSTIPKVGTSITELIDFVESEIFKAGYMPAFPCGVSINEIAAHYTVFNEDILLKKGDVVKIDFGVTHEGFITDNAITLEIEDNKYEKLMQANLEALNKAVELINVGVSLHEIGKAVNEIAKKNGFNTIHNLSGHQIGKNDLHCGLSIPNYGNLNNSKIKEDCEFAIEPFFTKGEPKVKSIGSSNHMHLAKDKPIRDPIAKKVLIYIKENFPELPFSKRWLLKDVITKINPNIKGKEKGFDLRKVNYAVKILKDHGILYEYDCLVSNDGSIITQFEDSVVFDKDKKIVLTRL
- the cyaB gene encoding class IV adenylate cyclase, whose amino-acid sequence is MEEIEIKIRNINKKDIIEKIEKLGGQKNFTGKVIDFRFDTPDRKLSKQGKALRIRQKGRYIFLNLKGKKKSIQNITGRDEIGVKLSNGKIMHKILNELGFIKIFELNKYRTEYKLLEVKFDIDEYLGMPPILEIEGDSYEIVEEYIEKLGIDAENIGRVYIREILAAKRKYDERRALHSKPVETPTNEHKINYKEIM
- a CDS encoding NFYB/HAP3 family transcription factor subunit — its product is MAKRENILPFAPIGKLIQDSTGKRVSKDAKETAAQILEEVTEKIIKKAALITEHSKRKTVKSKDINLAYNQVKGEL
- a CDS encoding NFYB/HAP3 family transcription factor subunit, with product MKGLPILALERLMKEKGAERVSDDAKEELKKILENYLYDLSQKASKIASHSGRKTINSGDLLIAKE
- a CDS encoding transcription initiation factor IIB — protein: MVDEHIKKCPDCGGTNLYHNKDRGEIVCRTCGLVIDNKNISLGKEWRDFEEDDDSEMRRSGAPTSYTKYDLGMGTAIGSESDTYSLDKKQRYKLQRLKRWQKRLSTVMEKNLKIALGELRRLSSYLNLPTSIEEEAGKIYTEAVQKNLVRGRSIESVVAGVIYAACRRQNIPRTLDEISEASGIDKKEIGRSYRYVTRELKIKILPSNPVDYISRFASVLNYSPETQSRGIEILSQALSLELTSGRGPIGIAAAALYIAGLLEGERRTQRDISEVSGVTEVTIRNRYKEIITKLNLEDEIKKIKAKNKEKEEDNESGL
- a CDS encoding N-acetylmuramidase domain-containing protein; translated protein: MSNLFKNKKGIWDKIIILMIMLFVVMIVWSSFSKNSDALKILDAAQIYYDNQCEISDKYCDKVLKNCNDEECSSDEESILKLYSEIKDCDYYEDSCSKEEEYRWNEFKERLEDLKSDEKSSLSNSNYENVLAESEAKKVYEELDLDKVISKYSTIDDINKIKSIILIETKSNPLDTEGHPTLRFECHKFNKYVGANTMPCTINSGESFSRVSSETNKDAFMKAKEIDERSAILSTSFGFGQIMGFNYQKAGYDSPEKFYKDMFDPEKQIAAMINFIESTPVLKNELDKENTDWSIIARNYNGPAYAENSYDEKLEDTFKSLS